The Sesamum indicum cultivar Zhongzhi No. 13 linkage group LG6, S_indicum_v1.0, whole genome shotgun sequence genome has a segment encoding these proteins:
- the LOC105164342 gene encoding uncharacterized protein LOC105164342 isoform X2, with protein MDYNDNDYEGQNLHLAGEESSKISSVLRPFALPKFDFDDSLHGHLRFDSLVENEVFLGIPSQEDNQWIEDFSRGGNGIEFSSSAAESCALPRHINVWSEATSSESVEMLLKAVGQEEMVPGENMIEESDPGDQLGSSTRQMENDSRQDDKIDDAGHGNPSLSPAEVEGDSSRSNQNAGVEGDQTEYTLQVQETNFAYGVCVGAKDSSLTVTTENLGIDMKSTSANQEETCAVMNESLPNQVLENLPVPGTEIESTESSSQKISVSVMNDQDRISNISFASSGCITKGLSDSADEQEEGCNIDDDRLNGVAVVETDNTMRQCSHELPSIIESSKEEHAVEILIGESSSMPGKGESVSEDDVVCNEVAFVAEPADGGQQGSEAFSSGIEIKQLSGDHSTLFETPSVSLQGEANEGLGIEGSTVVTPAIYGNTELEEVPVVQQSDEHKGLADNKDICTGSNSSLEAPHGTSEPSMLHEVLDDHSEMDGESSINQAGFPSNLTGSAFASEFCGDKSVIDDMSDAGDTAVVQKENVKIGDHVATTSIDGRTQKFTEESIPIQVDAHVNDLDASACEKEDPLKLSDMVCDEIEKEVGSTSPGEGDKVEKSTGSQPNSSAVAYPVLDTEGEDTKLTSSYVEGDELVGCHEHDPCSCDSGHRDQSKETETETPIQPCSSVPKEPSESTELSPAIEIETRELHSAAGETKTSHQSISLVETSDVAMANEAGEELNEKMEHSVNDLIRQDDVAEAVPTEKPMEAETERNGGMSSLTVSVMSCTAETDKSDKPADPGASCTDVSQTETKKQTSPNRNNVEDTGEVMPTTEVSGVNAPSKEEGTFTFDIRPLEDQSTGDPGKGLQSFPRIQACKLSLTGEGSPSTSGSSQTDPRIMKEISHVSSLTPGVCSPSGSLGGPSQRKTRRGSTKPGKGNARKGNQVKETTPLKQTEKGDKSSQFLSPPGAGQLVTFESVVKPRGTVSIPTSSLPDLNTSAPLSGFFQQPFTDLQQVQLRAQIFVYGSLIQGAAPDEACMVSAFGMCDGGRSIWEPSWRACVERFHGQKSQGNNTETPVPSRSGAKAPDQTNRQAFPQSEVLSSIAGRASNKPIPSPVVNPVIPLSSPLWSISTPSGEALPTSSVGRTAVFDYQAVSPLNPYQTPPIRNYMPHSTWPSQAPFPVPWLASSQSSPFDISSNYPTFPITEPVKLTPVKESLLPLTSGTKHVSPIPSTHTGATTMFAGASSLDLKKGKVSAAPTADTKTRKRKKSSGVDDVLQISVTASPVDTVSAPVVANQMSKKAPAVENLGQISLMSRNQADSMSKPVVSSHYSTSVAVTTPSSFVPKGATNPFLSMVSPSISSDHPKRGDLSMDKRALNVDGFSKVEEAKLQAQEAAAHAAAAISQCEGVWSQLDQQKNSGLTLDAESKLASAAAAVAAAASVAKAAAAAAKVALSAAVQAKQMADEAVSKSGTVNTTDYDASSVSNSMNNLANASAVSILKGGDRSNAPSLAISAAREAARKRVEAASAATKHAENLDAIVKAAELAAEAVSHAGKIVAMGDPFSLGELAEAGPSNYWKVLQVATVPGSQPDHMNKNKSIHSNAGEVHNALNQHKGPDKGMHLTGHVVSPIQREVSRNMLADNVTVEGNLIDSVKHGESASTLHKDKKVSDSAKSAGVVSDPDIESRSNSFTITSIKEGSLVEVLKDRGDLKKAWFSANVLSLKDGEALVCYRELQSDEGSEKLKEWISVEPEDGNAPKIRIPHPMTAGQFEGTRKRRRAAVKDYSWSVGDKVDAYVEDSWYEGIVAEKNDKDPTTLSVHFPAKGETSLVKVWHLRPTLIWSDGQWVEWCRLGEDCTSQGDTPVEKRAKLGSTNIEIKAKGKMGKTIDFVETGINEEIRLPLAANEKVFSIGSTKEENKPNTVKTMRSDRKEGSRVVFGVPKPGKKRKFMEVSKHYVSDRNPKINAPNDSAKLAKFLPQGSGARGFKSNSKVDLKEKQVPESKPRSLKSGKLPSIPSRTLAQKDDLTSSRPNARDASVSDHVAKGSISNDENESGEQNVAEYVSVSNVEEISGGSVVFSSQALPPENRKKAATRNAKSELPNQGKLAPASGKLAKIEANDKLNSEVAEPRRSNRRIQPTSRLLEGLQSSLIISKIPSSHDKSHRSQNKGTARGNK; from the exons ATGGATTATAATGACAATGACTATGAAGGCCAGAATCTTCACTTAGCTGGTGAAGAGAGCTCTAAAATTTCTTCTGTTTTGCGACCATTTGCTCTTCCCAAGTTTGATTTTGATGACAGTCTCCACGGGCATCTGAGATTTGATAGTTTAGTTGAAAACGAAGTTTTTCTTGGTATTCCGAGTCAGGAAGACAATCAGTGGATTGAGGACTTTTCTCGAGGAGGAAATGGAATAGAGTTCAGTTCCAGTGCAGCAGAATCTTGTGCTTTGCCAAGGCATATCAATGTCTGGTCTGAGGCAACATCATCTGAATCTGTTGAAATGTTATTGAAGGCTGTTGGGCAGGAAGAAATGGTCCCAGGTGAAAATATGATTGAGGAATCAGATCCAGGTGATCAGCTTGGCAGCTCAACGAGACAAATGGAGAACGACTCGAGGCAGgatgataaaattgatgatGCTGGCCATGGAAATCCTTCATTGTCCCCTGCTGAAGTTGAGGGAGATTCTTCTAGGTCAAATCAGAATGCAGGAGTTGAAGGCGATCAGACTGAATATACTCTACAGGTTCAAGAGACAAATTTTGCTTATGGAGTATGCGTCGGTGCCAAAGATAGTAGTTTAACTGTGACCACTGAGAATTTGGGTATTGACATGAAAAGCACCAGTGCTAATCAAGAGGAAACTTGTGCCGTCATGAATGAATCTCTGCCCAATCAAGTGCTAGAAAACTTACCTGTTCCTGGCACAGAGATTGAAAGTACCGAGAGCTCTTCTCAGAAAATTTCTGTTAGTGTTATGAATGATCAGGATAGAATTAGTAATATCAGTTTTGCAAGTTCGGGTTGTATAACAAAAGGTTTGTCTGATTCAGCTGACGAGCAGGAGGAAGGCTGTAATATAGATGATGATAGATTGAATGGAGTTGCTGTTGTTGAAACGGATAATACAATGAGGCAATGTTCTCATGAACTTCCTTCGATAATTGAATCCTCAAAAGAGGAGCATGCAGTTGAAATTCTTATTGGAGAATCTTCTAGCATGCCGGGGAAGGGAGAATCTGTATCTGAAGATGATGTTGTATGCAATGAGGTTGCATTTGTTGCTGAACCTGCAGATGGCGGTCAACAGGGATCTGAGGCTTTCTCTTCAGGCATAGAGATCAAGCAGCTGTCTGGAGATCATAGCACTTTGTTTGAGACCCCATCTGTCTCCCTTCAAGGAGAAGCTAATGAGGGGCTTGGAATAGAAGGCAGTACTGTTGTCACCCCTGCAATCTATGGCAATACTGAACTCGAGGAGGTTCCTGTTGTTCAACAATCGGATGAGCACAAGGGCCTTGCTGATAATAAAGATATTTGTACTGGAAGTAACAGCTCTCTTGAGGCTCCACATGGCACTTCCGAGCCTTCTATGTTACATGAGGTACTAGATGATCATTCTGAAATGGATGGGGAAAGCAGCATTAATCAGGCAGGTTTTCCCAGTAACTTGACAGGTTCTGCCTTTGCCAGTGAATTTTGTGGGGATAAATCAGTGATTGATGATATGAGTGATGCCGGAGATACTGCTGTGGTGCAGAAAGAGAATGTGAAGATTGGGGATCATGTTGCCACTACCTCGATAGATGGGAGGACACAGAAGTTCACTGAAGAAAGTATCCCTATCCAGGTGGATGCTCATGTAAATGACCTTGATGCTTCTGCATGTGAAAAGGAGGACCCCCTTAAATTAAGTGATATGGTCTGTGATGAGATTGAAAAAGAAGTAGGATCTACTTCTCCAGGTGAGGGAGATAAAGTTGAGAAAAGTACTGGATCACAACCTAACAGTTCTGCTGTAGCTTATCCAG TATTGGATACTGAGGGTGAAGATACAAAGTTGACATCATCATATGTTGAAGGTGATGAGCTTGTTGGCTGTCATGAGCATGACCCATGTTCATGTGACTCCGGGCACAGGGATCAGAGTAAAGAAACTGAAACTGAAACCCCTATACAACCATGTAGTTCAGTTCCAAAGGAGCCCTCGGAGTCAACTGAGCTTTCCCCTGCTATTGAAATTGAGACCCGTGAACTGCATTCTGCTGCAGGGGAAACAAAGACAAGTCATCAGTCTATTTCCTTGGTAGAGACTTCCGATGTTGCCATGGCTAATGAAGCCGGTGAGGAGTTGAATGAAAAGATGGAACATTCTGTCAATGACTTGATAAGGCAAGATGATGTTGCTGAAGCTGTACCTACTGAAAAACCAATGGAAGCAGAAACCGAAAGAAATGGTGGAATGAGTTCTTTAACAGTGTCAG TTATGAGCTGTACTGCAGAAACTGATAAATCTGACAAGCCTGCTGACCCTGGAGCTAGTTGTACTGATGTTTCACAAACTGAAACGAAAAAGCAAACTTCTCCTAATAGAAACAATGTTGAAGATACTGGAGAAGTTATGCCAACAACTGAGGTTTCAGGAGTAAATGCTCCATCTAAAGAAGAGGGCACCTTTACCTTTGACATTAGGCCTTTGGAAGATCAGTCTACAGGGGATCCTGGCAAGGGTTTGCAATCATTTCCCAGAATTCAAGCTTGCAAACTGTCTTTG ACTGGTGAAGGATCCCCTTCAACATCTGGTAGCAGCCAGACAGATCCGAGGATAATGAAGGAAATTTCTCATGTTAGTTCTCTAACCCCTGGTGTTTGTTCCCCATCTGGAAGTCTTGGAGGACCCTCTCAGCGCAAAACAAGACGTGGCAGCACAAAGCCTGGGAAAGGAAATGCAAGAAAAGGGAATCAAGTGAAAGAAACAACTCCTCTGAAGCAGACTGAGAAGGGGGATAAATCATCTCAGTTTTTGAGTCCACCAGGGGCCGGTCAACTCGTGACATTTGAAAGTGTTGTCAAGCCAAGGGGGACTGTCTCTATTCCTACCTCCAGCTTGCCTGATCTTAATACTTCTGCTCCATTATCTGGATTCTTTCAGCAGCCTTTTACAGATTTACAACAAGTGCAACTGCGAGCACAAATCTTTGTTTATGGATCTCTTAT ACAAGGAGCAGCACCTGATGAGGCGTGTATGGTGTCAGCCTTTGGTATGTGTG ATGGAGGTAGGAGCATTTGGGAGCCTTCTTGGCGTGCTTGCGTAGAAAGGTTTCATGGTCAGAAATCCCAAGGCAATAACACTGAAACACCTGTACCCTCACGTTCAG GTGCCAAAGCTCCAGATCAGACCAACAGACAAGCCTTCCCTCAAAGTGAAGTTCTTTCCTCCATAGCTGGGCGAGCAAGCAACAAGCCCATCCCTTCTCCTGTTGTCAATCCTGTGATCCCTCTCTCTTCCCCCTTGTGGAGTATATCTACTCCATCTGGTGAAGCTTTGCCAACCAGCAGCGTGGGCAGAACTGCTGTTTTTGATTATCAGGCCGTTTCTCCTTTGAATCCTTATCAGACTCCACCTATACGGAATTACATGCCGCATAGCACTTGGCCATCGCAGGCTCCCTTCCCAGTACCCTGGCTTGCCTCTTCACAAAGTTCTCCCTTTGATATCAGTAGTAATTATCCCACATTTCCAATCACAGAACCAGTAAAATTGACCCCAGTCAAAGAATCATTGTTGCCTCTTACCTCTGGCACAAAGCATGTATCTCCCATTCCTTCAACTCATACTGGGGCCACTACAATGTTTGCTGGGGCTTCTTCACTTGATCTGAAAAAAGGCAAAGTATCAGCTGCACCTACTGCTGATACAAAAactagaaagagaaagaagtcTTCTGGTGTGGATGATGTTTTACAGATTTCTGTGACTGCTTCTCCAGTTGATACCGTCTCTGCTCCCGTAGTAGCTAATCAGATGTCAAAGAAGGCTCCTGCAGTTGAAAATCTTGGTCAAATCTCTTTGATGAGTCGGAATCAGGCAGATTCAATGTCTAAACCTGTTGTTAGTAGTCATTATTCGACATCGGTTGCTGTCACGACCCCTTCTAGCTTTGTGCCAAAAGGTGCGACTAACCCATTTTTATCCATGGTCTCTCCATCAATTTCTAGTGATCACCCCAAAAGAGGTGATTTAAGTATGGATAAGAGGGCACTAAATGTTGATGGTTTTAGCAAAGTGGAGGAGGCTAAGTTGCAAGCACAGGAGGCTGCTGCTCATGCTGCTGCCGCCATCAGTCAATGTGAAGGTGTGTGGAGCCAGTTGGATCAGCAAAAAAATTCTGGCTTGACATTGGATGCTGAATCTAAATTAGCATCCGCCGCTGCTGCTGtagctgctgctgcttctgTTGCAAAGGCAGCAGCTGCAGCTGCTAAGGTTGCATTAAGTGCAGCGGTGCAAGCAAAACAAATGGCGGATGAAGCAGTGAGTAAGTCTGGAACTGTGAACACCACTGATTATGATGCAAGCTCGGTTTCTAATTCCATGAACAACTTGGCGAATGCTTCAGCTGTGTCCATTTTAAAGGGTGGGGATCGGAGTAATGCTCCCAGTTTAGCAATATCTGCTGCTAGAGAGGCTGCTAGGAAAAGAGTTGAGGCTGCTTCAGCTGCCACGAAGCATGCTGAAAATCTTGATGCGATTGTAAAGGCAGCAGAATTGGCTGCAGAAGCGGTTTCACATGCTGGAAAAATTGTTGCCATGGGTGACCCTTTCTCTTTGGGTGAACTAGCAGAAGCCGGCCCGAGTAATTATTGGAAAGTCCTGCAGGTGGCTACTGTACCTGGTTCACAACCAGATcacatgaataaaaataagtcTATCCATAGCAATGCAGGAGAGGTGCATAATGCTTTGAACCAGCATAAGGGACCTGATAAGGGCATGCACCTTACAGGACACGTTGTGTCTCCTATTCAAAGGGAGGTGTCCAGAAATATGTTGGCTGATAATGTTACAGTGGAGGGTAATCTTATAGATTCTGTCAAGCATGGGGAGAGCGCTTCTACACTTCATAAGGACAAAAAAGTATCTGACTCAGCTAAGTCTGCTGGTGTTGTTTCTGACCCCGACATTGAATCAAGATCAAACTCCTTTACCATAACAAGCATAAAGGAGGGTTCCCTTGTTGAG GTTCTTAAAGATCGTGGTGATTTGAAGAAGGCCTGGTTCTCAGCCAATGTGTTGAGTTTGAAGGACGGCGAAGCTCTTGTTTGTTATAGGGAATTACAATCTGATGAAG GGTCTGAGAAGCTCAAGGAGTGGATATCAGTTGAACCCGAAGACGGCAATGCTCCGAAGATTCGAATTCCCCATCCTATGACTGCTGGACAGTTTGAAGGAACAAGGAAGAGACGTCGAGCTGCTGTCAAGGATTATAGTTGGTCTGTTGGAGACAAAGTTGATGCCTATGTGGAAGATAG CTGGTATGAAGGCATTGTTGCAGAAAAGAATGACAAAGACCCAACTACTTTAAGTGTCCATTTTCCAG CCAAAGGAGAGACATCATTGGTCAAAGTGTGGCATCTACGGCCAACTTTAATTTGGAGTGATGGCCAATGGGTTGAATGGTGCAGACTAGGGGAGGATTGCACTTCTCAG GGAGATACACCAGTGGAGAAGCGAGCAAAGCTGGGAAGCACCAATATTGAGATAAAAGCGAAGGGCAAGATGGGCAAAACCATTGATTTTGTAGAAACAGggataaatgaagaaataagaTTGCCTTTGGCTGCTAATGAAAAAGTTTTTAGTATCGGTAGTACGAAGGAGGAGAATAAGCCGAACACGGTCAAGACGATGAGGTCTGATAGGAAAGAAGGATCAAGAGTTGTGTTTGGTGTCCCTAAGCCtgggaagaaaagaaaattcatggAAGTAAGCAAGCATTACGTTTCTGATAGGAACCCCAAGATTAATGCACCTAATGATTCAGCAAAATTAGCTAAATTTTTGCCTCAAGGATCAGGGGCTCGGGGATTCAAAAGTAATTCCAAGGTTGATTTGAAGGAGAAACAAGTACCAGAGTCTAAACCGAGATCTCTAAAGTCTGGGAAACTGCCAAGCATCCCAAGTAGAACTTTAGCACAGAAAGATGACTTAACCTCTTCGCGGCCTAATGCACGTGATGCATCTGTATCAGATCATGTAGCAAAGGGCTCTATTAgcaatgatgaaaatgaatcAGGTGAGCAAAACGTTGCTGAGTATGTATCTGTTTCTAATGTTGAAGAGATCTCTGGTGGCAGTGTGGTATTTTCTTCTCAAGCTCTTCCACCAGAAAATCGCAAGAAAGCAGCAACAAGGAATGCTAAATCTGAGCTGCCCAACCAAGGGAAACTTGCACCTGCAAGTGGAAAATTGGCAAAAATTGAAgcaaatgataaattaaattctgaAGTTGCCGAACCCCGCCGATCAAATCGCCGTATCCAGCCAACGTCAAGg CTACTGGAAGGGCTGCAAAGTTCACTGATAATCTCAAAAATTCCATCCTCGCATGACAAAAGCCACAGGAGTCAGAATAAAGGCACCGCCAGAG GGAACAAATAA